The following proteins are co-located in the Pedobacter sp. FW305-3-2-15-E-R2A2 genome:
- a CDS encoding tetratricopeptide repeat protein yields MSLKTTYTTFQQNAQHSDLPLLQDLQKFTKDDLKNPETWHQAFAFLEHATGLLPANSQQVFALYEMLFMGGLDFKASVYLDEADYNFHLDTVISVLEQLATHFPVAYSQIAFQYREARGTRRDAEKIALYLDKAIEKKVDLAIAVKGYLLYYGVILEKDEETGLRLLNSSDAVWNKLYRGYIAINKGEMDGIPALIAALKETNDPLLKKNVLLFEGNYLDHTEQIEAAKSLYQQLVDTDEADFAMFRLGSIIFSQSEEPAAQEAAFELWKGAFERGTIEAANHLGYHSLPTDVDTDSVTQAIYWFELGSLYHSYFSAYRLALLYLYAPSVLDAKKGMYYLDEAIKNGSLDAMVEKAEILIEGTLAEKNEQEGGELLKKAAEKKLPHVLNRLGYLYETGIVITDTPDLTAALSHYEEAATLNFPTAINNAARFYRYGILGEPDQKKAQEYFEKGVALNSTYSMTELGFMYEDGTIEENSQKAFDLFNQAADLDYPFAIHTAGTYLENGYHNQNPDPEAAFPYYLKGAALNYANCQFEVGRCYRFGTGIAENPDKALEYYLQAAEGGNAKAMVELGLCYEHEYGVEFDAEKAFGYMQQAADLGYYYGAYKLGYYYMHGLIEKDTEKALQWLEKAAEAGYPHAMLEIGDYYMYDYDQIDQADKAFAYYQKASEGEIVHEGLGLCYEYGIGVEANNSEAFKYYEMAANNNYVVAMYHTGRCYLNGIGVKENHEEAFRWFNEAAQSDNTSAQYYAGSLLLNGKGVTMNKEQGIEWLNKAAAEEHATAQFDLGNCYLMGDGVEESEDTAMYWFEKAADNGHERAMKLTGRKKGK; encoded by the coding sequence ATGAGCCTTAAAACCACTTACACTACTTTTCAGCAAAATGCACAGCATAGCGACCTTCCACTACTTCAGGATCTGCAAAAATTCACAAAAGATGACCTAAAAAATCCGGAAACCTGGCATCAGGCATTTGCTTTTCTGGAGCATGCCACGGGACTTCTTCCTGCGAATAGCCAACAGGTATTTGCGCTTTATGAAATGCTTTTTATGGGAGGCCTTGACTTCAAAGCAAGTGTATATCTGGATGAAGCCGATTATAATTTCCATCTGGATACTGTCATCAGCGTCCTGGAACAACTGGCAACTCATTTTCCCGTTGCCTATTCACAAATTGCCTTTCAATATCGTGAAGCAAGGGGCACACGCAGAGATGCAGAAAAGATCGCCTTGTATTTAGATAAGGCGATTGAAAAAAAGGTGGACCTTGCAATAGCTGTAAAAGGGTACCTCCTTTATTATGGTGTGATTTTAGAAAAAGACGAAGAGACCGGACTTCGTTTGCTAAACAGTTCAGATGCGGTATGGAATAAACTATACCGGGGTTACATTGCGATCAACAAAGGAGAAATGGATGGTATTCCGGCTTTAATTGCAGCGCTCAAAGAAACGAACGATCCTTTACTGAAGAAAAATGTATTGCTGTTTGAAGGAAATTATTTAGACCATACAGAGCAGATCGAAGCTGCAAAATCCCTTTATCAACAGCTTGTTGACACCGATGAAGCGGATTTCGCAATGTTCAGACTGGGATCGATCATTTTCTCTCAATCTGAAGAACCAGCTGCACAAGAAGCAGCTTTTGAATTGTGGAAAGGGGCTTTTGAGCGCGGAACAATAGAAGCAGCCAACCACTTAGGCTATCATTCCCTTCCTACTGATGTAGATACTGATTCCGTAACCCAGGCCATTTATTGGTTTGAACTCGGAAGTTTATACCATAGCTATTTTTCCGCTTATCGCCTGGCATTACTTTACCTATATGCGCCATCGGTTCTTGACGCCAAAAAAGGCATGTATTACCTCGATGAAGCCATTAAAAACGGGTCTTTAGACGCCATGGTAGAAAAGGCTGAAATCCTGATCGAAGGCACACTTGCAGAAAAGAATGAACAGGAAGGAGGAGAACTGTTAAAAAAAGCAGCGGAAAAGAAATTGCCTCATGTTTTAAACAGACTAGGCTATCTCTATGAGACCGGCATTGTCATCACCGATACACCTGACCTTACCGCAGCCCTTTCCCATTATGAAGAGGCGGCAACACTGAATTTCCCGACAGCAATAAATAATGCAGCCCGTTTCTATCGCTATGGCATTCTTGGAGAACCGGATCAGAAAAAAGCACAGGAATATTTTGAAAAGGGAGTAGCGCTGAATTCTACCTATTCCATGACTGAACTCGGCTTCATGTATGAGGATGGCACCATTGAAGAGAACTCTCAAAAAGCATTCGATCTGTTTAATCAGGCTGCTGATCTCGACTACCCTTTTGCCATTCATACCGCAGGTACTTACCTCGAGAATGGTTACCATAACCAGAACCCGGACCCTGAAGCTGCTTTCCCTTATTACCTGAAAGGCGCAGCGCTGAATTATGCCAACTGTCAATTTGAAGTTGGCCGCTGCTATCGCTTTGGTACCGGAATCGCAGAAAACCCGGACAAAGCGCTGGAGTATTACCTGCAGGCAGCAGAAGGCGGCAATGCAAAAGCAATGGTAGAACTCGGTTTATGTTACGAGCATGAATATGGGGTTGAATTTGATGCAGAGAAAGCTTTCGGCTATATGCAGCAGGCTGCAGACCTGGGCTATTATTATGGTGCCTACAAACTTGGTTACTATTACATGCATGGTCTAATAGAAAAAGATACAGAGAAAGCCCTTCAATGGCTTGAAAAAGCTGCTGAGGCAGGTTATCCTCATGCCATGCTTGAAATCGGCGATTATTATATGTATGATTACGATCAGATTGATCAGGCTGATAAAGCTTTTGCTTATTATCAGAAAGCATCGGAGGGAGAAATTGTTCATGAAGGACTGGGCTTATGTTATGAATACGGGATTGGCGTAGAGGCCAATAATTCGGAAGCATTTAAATATTATGAGATGGCTGCGAACAACAATTATGTTGTTGCGATGTACCATACCGGACGTTGTTACCTGAATGGTATCGGCGTAAAAGAAAACCATGAAGAAGCCTTCCGCTGGTTCAATGAAGCAGCACAGAGTGACAATACCTCCGCACAATACTACGCAGGGTCCTTATTGCTGAACGGCAAAGGAGTAACCATGAACAAGGAACAGGGCATTGAATGGCTCAATAAAGCCGCAGCGGAAGAGCATGCTACCGCACAGTTTGACCTTGGCAATTGCTACCTCATGGGAGATGGCGTGGAGGAAAGTGAAGATACTGCCATGTATTGGTTTGAAAAAGCAGCAGACAATGGCCATGAAAGAGCAATGAAATTAACAGGTAGAAAAAAAGGGAAATAA